The Nitrospinaceae bacterium genome has a segment encoding these proteins:
- a CDS encoding ribokinase has protein sequence MVEFQFDVVGVGLNSVDLLCQVKHFPVFNTKGSLDDISRQGGGQVATALAALSRLEMKTAFIGVVGDDENGVFSISSLKADGVNVEGVVVRPDFATQFAIIIVQSDGDDEERGGRTILWHREVILRPEDVREDIVKSARMIHVDGHSLEAEIKVAKWAQEEGILVSFDAERVVPGVEKLISLTDYLVASEGFPSEFSGSANVKEGLKKICSLGPRVAAMTKGPRGVVAFDGERFYNSPGFPINVVDTTGAGDVFHAGFIYGVLQGFELSRTLRFANALAALSCRELGGRAGLCCLEEVDSFIAKFPDLEA, from the coding sequence ATGGTAGAATTTCAGTTTGATGTAGTTGGAGTCGGTCTCAACTCGGTAGATCTCTTGTGCCAAGTTAAGCATTTTCCAGTATTTAACACAAAAGGTTCTCTGGATGATATAAGCCGTCAGGGTGGCGGACAGGTGGCGACGGCTTTGGCCGCTTTGTCTCGTCTTGAAATGAAAACAGCATTTATTGGTGTTGTAGGTGATGATGAGAATGGTGTTTTTTCGATATCCTCTCTTAAAGCGGATGGTGTTAATGTCGAGGGCGTGGTTGTGCGGCCTGATTTCGCAACTCAATTTGCAATCATCATTGTTCAATCCGACGGTGACGATGAAGAAAGAGGAGGACGAACGATTCTATGGCATCGTGAGGTTATTCTTCGGCCTGAGGATGTCAGAGAGGATATCGTGAAGTCAGCTCGGATGATTCACGTTGACGGCCACTCTCTTGAGGCAGAAATAAAAGTTGCTAAGTGGGCCCAGGAAGAGGGGATTCTTGTTTCATTTGACGCAGAGCGTGTTGTGCCGGGAGTTGAAAAATTGATTTCGCTAACGGATTATCTGGTTGCGTCCGAGGGTTTTCCGTCGGAATTCTCTGGGAGTGCAAATGTGAAAGAGGGGCTGAAGAAAATTTGTTCTCTGGGGCCACGTGTAGCTGCCATGACAAAAGGTCCCCGGGGTGTCGTCGCTTTTGATGGAGAGCGATTTTACAATTCACCTGGATTTCCAATTAATGTGGTTGATACCACTGGGGCTGGTGATGTGTTTCATGCTGGGTTTATCTATGGGGTTTTACAAGGATTTGAACTGTCTCGAACTCTGCGGTTTGCTAATGCTCTTGCGGCTCTGAGTTGCAGAGAACTAGGTGGTCGTGCTGGTCTTTGTTGTCTTGAGGAAGTGGATAGCTTTATTGCGAAATTTCCTGATTTGGAGGCTTAA
- a CDS encoding winged helix-turn-helix transcriptional regulator yields MADTLNAREIRLRDAAAAGCYSNALRRAARAAGSMYDDALRPAGLRGTQFTLLAALSKMGEPTLGEPILGDTPMGGGTASGTPMGPLGEALALDRTTLTRNLAPLERRGLIASAPGPDRRTRIVRLTPEGAQALAQALPLWEGAQLKLAAALGFETAGRIRADLSKTLAAARAG; encoded by the coding sequence ATGGCAGACACGCTCAACGCCCGCGAAATCAGGCTCCGTGATGCCGCCGCAGCAGGTTGCTATTCCAATGCCCTTCGCCGCGCCGCCCGCGCCGCTGGAAGTATGTACGACGATGCCCTGCGCCCCGCCGGGCTCCGCGGCACCCAGTTTACCCTCCTCGCCGCGCTCTCGAAAATGGGTGAGCCCACCTTGGGTGAGCCCATCCTGGGTGATACCCCCATGGGCGGTGGCACCGCTAGTGGTACCCCAATGGGGCCGCTCGGCGAAGCCCTCGCCCTCGACCGCACCACCCTCACGCGAAACCTCGCTCCCCTTGAGCGCCGGGGCCTCATCGCCTCCGCACCCGGCCCCGACCGGCGCACCCGCATTGTCAGGCTCACCCCAGAGGGCGCCCAAGCCCTCGCCCAGGCGCTTCCCCTCTGGGAGGGGGCCCAATTAAAACTAGCCGCCGCCCTCGGGTTTGAAACCGCTGGCCGTATTCGCGCAGATCTGTCGAAAACACTCGCCGCTGCCCGTGCGGGCTGA
- a CDS encoding DNA cytosine methyltransferase: MGRPIGIDLFAGAGGLSLGFEQAGFKIAAAVDIDPIHCAAHEYNFPNCKTICKDVAELTGEEIRKISGVKEKKIDVVFGGAPCQGFSLIGKRALNDPRNRLVNHFVRLVLELAPSYFLFENVKGLTIGKHRQFLEEIISTFEKNGYSVEGNYRVLNASNYGVPQKRERLFLFGCRKNLKIPIYPKKLSEISISDALADLPEVEKFTELLDRDWVETILGSPSKYAEKLREAEFASCNYGYSRKYNPNLLTSSARTTHTPLSRKRFAETPHGKTEPVSRFFKLDPQGVCNTLRAGTASDRGAFTSPRPIHPFTPRCITVREAARIHSYPDWFRFHVTKWHGFRQIGNSVPPLLAQAVAMEILRALEKKPSKPKKILRLGDSLLLNLSMSQAAYYYGVSPNVIPKRTRSARPKVICA; this comes from the coding sequence GTGGGGCGTCCAATCGGAATTGATCTTTTTGCTGGGGCAGGAGGCTTAAGCCTAGGTTTCGAGCAGGCGGGGTTTAAAATTGCCGCTGCTGTCGATATTGACCCAATTCATTGTGCAGCACATGAGTACAATTTCCCCAATTGTAAAACTATTTGCAAAGATGTCGCTGAATTGACGGGAGAAGAAATTCGAAAAATTTCTGGTGTCAAAGAAAAAAAAATAGATGTAGTTTTCGGAGGAGCGCCTTGTCAGGGTTTTTCGCTGATTGGTAAAAGAGCATTAAACGACCCGCGTAATCGTCTCGTTAATCATTTTGTTCGATTGGTACTTGAGCTAGCCCCTTCTTATTTTCTATTTGAGAATGTCAAAGGATTAACAATCGGCAAGCATCGCCAATTTCTCGAAGAAATAATTTCAACGTTCGAAAAAAATGGTTATTCGGTTGAGGGTAATTATCGTGTGTTAAATGCATCTAATTACGGAGTGCCGCAGAAGAGAGAACGGTTATTTCTATTCGGGTGTAGAAAAAATCTTAAAATTCCTATATATCCAAAAAAATTGAGCGAAATTTCAATCTCCGATGCGTTGGCAGATTTGCCAGAAGTTGAAAAATTTACAGAACTGCTTGATAGGGATTGGGTGGAGACAATTCTTGGAAGTCCATCAAAATATGCTGAAAAATTACGAGAAGCTGAATTTGCTTCTTGTAATTATGGATACAGTCGAAAATATAATCCCAATCTACTAACATCAAGCGCAAGAACAACTCATACGCCACTTTCTCGAAAACGATTTGCCGAAACGCCACACGGAAAAACAGAACCAGTTAGTAGATTTTTCAAATTAGATCCGCAGGGTGTTTGTAATACCTTGCGGGCTGGGACGGCAAGTGATCGGGGAGCTTTCACTTCTCCAAGACCTATCCATCCCTTTACTCCTCGATGTATTACAGTTCGCGAGGCAGCCCGAATACACAGCTACCCTGATTGGTTTCGATTTCATGTCACCAAGTGGCATGGGTTTAGGCAGATTGGAAATTCGGTCCCACCTCTTTTGGCCCAAGCGGTCGCTATGGAAATTTTGAGGGCTCTTGAAAAAAAACCTTCAAAGCCCAAAAAAATTTTAAGGTTAGGCGATTCATTGTTGCTTAATTTGTCAATGTCGCAAGCGGCTTATTATTATGGCGTGTCTCCAAATGTGATTCCAAAACGTACCAGATCGGCCCGTCCAAAGGTGATTTGTGCCTAA
- a CDS encoding endonuclease, with product MPKKRTGLYDVIIEQIFKNHFTAGISSFDFDRDEIEKVAEKIEANLPKNVGDVVYSFRYRRALPKSIQDTASNDNEWVIEGADRAKYTFKLVKINRIVPNQNLIAIKIPDATPEIISSYALSDEQALLAKVRYNRLVDIFLGLTTYSLQNHLRTTVKRVQIEIDEIYVGIDREGCHYIIPIQAKGGKDQLSVVQTKQDISCCTDKFPNLICRALSSQFMTENLIAIFELTVQDDQIRIVDEKHYRLVPSEQISSEDMKAYRSHTSG from the coding sequence GTGCCTAAAAAGCGAACTGGTCTTTATGATGTGATAATAGAGCAAATTTTCAAGAATCATTTCACGGCGGGTATTTCTTCATTCGATTTTGATAGGGACGAAATTGAAAAAGTTGCAGAGAAAATTGAAGCAAACCTTCCAAAAAATGTAGGCGATGTGGTTTATTCCTTTCGTTACCGTAGGGCACTTCCTAAATCTATTCAAGATACTGCATCGAATGATAATGAATGGGTCATCGAAGGAGCAGATAGAGCCAAATATACATTTAAATTGGTGAAAATTAATCGAATTGTACCCAACCAAAATTTAATTGCTATAAAAATTCCAGATGCAACTCCAGAAATAATTTCATCTTATGCGCTGTCAGATGAGCAAGCCCTGTTGGCAAAGGTCAGATACAATAGATTAGTAGATATATTTTTGGGGCTAACAACATATTCTTTGCAGAATCATCTGAGAACTACTGTTAAAAGAGTTCAAATCGAGATAGACGAAATTTATGTCGGCATAGATCGAGAAGGATGCCACTACATAATACCTATTCAAGCGAAGGGAGGAAAAGATCAACTTTCAGTGGTTCAAACAAAACAGGATATATCTTGTTGTACCGATAAGTTTCCAAATTTAATTTGCCGAGCACTATCAAGTCAATTTATGACAGAAAATCTTATTGCTATTTTCGAATTGACTGTGCAGGATGATCAGATAAGAATTGTTGATGAAAAACATTATCGATTAGTCCCTTCGGAGCAAATATCTTCAGAAGATATGAAAGCATACAGGTCACACACTTCAGGGTAA
- a CDS encoding alpha/beta hydrolase translates to MTNPVVEDIPYRTIEGTELKARLYRPHPEGPAPFVIDAHGGAWGRGSRLSNEVIHQDFAKNGIGVFALDFRLSGETQFPAPVIDINYGVRWFKANASALGVAPSIIGAMGASSGGNQMGLVALTPDDARYMAPDPSLADVDASIAFFIACWSILDPLARYQMAQKVGNERLIAATKAYFPTDEDMETGNPFMVLDRGEATHMPPMIIIQGTEDANVEHTRADIFAERYRAAGGSIDLHKYEGQPHMFILTEPDTEASKDAIEKLRHFVLAQA, encoded by the coding sequence GTGACAAACCCGGTCGTCGAGGACATTCCCTACCGGACTATCGAGGGCACCGAGTTGAAAGCCCGGCTGTATCGGCCTCATCCCGAGGGACCAGCCCCATTCGTGATAGATGCGCATGGCGGGGCCTGGGGCAGAGGCAGCCGTCTTAGCAACGAGGTCATCCATCAGGATTTCGCAAAAAACGGCATCGGCGTGTTCGCGCTGGATTTTCGCTTATCGGGCGAGACGCAATTCCCGGCACCGGTGATTGACATCAATTACGGCGTGCGCTGGTTCAAAGCGAACGCCAGCGCACTCGGGGTGGCGCCAAGCATCATCGGCGCGATGGGCGCATCAAGCGGCGGGAATCAGATGGGGCTGGTGGCGCTCACGCCTGATGATGCGCGCTACATGGCACCAGACCCCTCCCTGGCTGATGTGGATGCCAGCATTGCTTTTTTTATCGCGTGCTGGTCGATACTCGATCCGCTGGCGCGCTACCAGATGGCACAAAAAGTGGGCAATGAGCGGCTGATAGCCGCCACCAAGGCCTATTTTCCCACGGATGAGGACATGGAAACCGGCAACCCTTTTATGGTCCTTGATCGCGGCGAGGCGACCCACATGCCGCCAATGATAATCATCCAGGGCACCGAGGACGCCAATGTCGAGCATACCCGCGCCGATATCTTCGCCGAGCGCTATCGCGCAGCCGGCGGCTCGATCGACCTCCACAAATACGAGGGCCAGCCCCACATGTTCATCCTCACCGAGCCGGACACAGAGGCCTCAAAAGACGCCATCGAGAAACTGCGCCATTTCGTTCTGGCCCAAGCCTGA